In Halopseudomonas nanhaiensis, a single window of DNA contains:
- a CDS encoding DEAD/DEAH box helicase codes for MAYTLKLYQRRVLASLEKFLDASRLDGPAKAFEDYVDVGLMDEYKKMPGLPSVPYVCLRVPTGGGKTILGAHIIRICGTSYLERQFPFVLWMVPTTLIKSQTLEAFQNPRHPYRQELDDAFGGQVAVFDVADFAQIRPADLITKVCVVVSTVAALRVDKEEGRKVYEHHEGLETHFGGSARELDYLEKGESGKAAASFANLLKLHGPLVIMDEAHNATTPLSYTVYERLGPKAVIELTATPDVASSNVLASVSAFELKAENMIKFPVVLKEHDAEWQVAVSSAVARRRSLSKTAMSEPEYIRPILLIQAENAKREATVEEVKRHLIETDGVNESAIAIATGAQREIDGVDLFAKDCPIEVIITKQALKEGWDCSFAYVFCSVAQVKSDKDIQQLLGRVLRMPYAVPRHQEAMSKAYAHVVTDSFGRAAGELIQSLINIGFNPMEAAAAIRKEKNRELDLEGGSTSPLSLPIAKLILPQAPELSNIPARDQQRVHFSPDMTGPGGIVEVNDEIDQSTIDAIVSAVSGKKAKDAVVAEIERHQQAVIAAKAPSERNITFQVPRLCLIEQGELELVDRGAVSAAFSWDLLSTPPDLSTFKFDEASMTFEVFLDDKTVQFQNIKDDVNTYLPGFAQDRSAADLIGWLDQEIREPSIKQPVLREWLRRAVTGLLEDRGFSLAQLLKGQFVLRRKLGEQLLLLKKQAYDAGFQQTLFSQDAELVTSAGPGYAFTYPQDMALYPATSYYRGPYRFQKHYYPFPGGLPWKTPKGVITEEFDCAQAIDLLNEVDFWVRNLVHPSQFWMPTATQRTYPDFVVKLKDGRLLVVEYKGGDRFSNNDSKEKRLIGDLWAKKSDGKGVYLMAQKHDELGRNVREQLLAAIG; via the coding sequence ATGGCCTATACACTTAAGCTCTATCAGCGCCGCGTACTGGCGAGCCTTGAGAAATTTTTAGATGCATCTCGACTGGACGGCCCCGCTAAGGCGTTTGAAGACTATGTTGATGTGGGGCTAATGGATGAGTACAAAAAAATGCCCGGGCTCCCATCGGTTCCCTACGTATGCCTACGTGTCCCCACTGGCGGCGGAAAAACCATCCTTGGCGCTCACATTATCCGCATTTGCGGGACCTCTTATCTCGAACGACAGTTCCCTTTCGTCTTGTGGATGGTTCCAACCACCCTCATCAAGTCCCAAACTTTGGAAGCCTTCCAAAATCCTCGCCATCCGTATCGGCAAGAGCTGGATGATGCATTTGGTGGCCAGGTAGCAGTTTTTGACGTGGCGGATTTCGCTCAGATCCGCCCCGCAGACCTCATCACGAAGGTTTGCGTAGTCGTATCTACTGTCGCAGCTCTGCGGGTCGATAAAGAAGAAGGCCGAAAGGTTTATGAGCACCATGAAGGTCTGGAGACTCACTTCGGCGGGTCCGCCAGAGAGCTAGATTATTTAGAGAAAGGAGAAAGCGGAAAAGCAGCTGCTTCATTTGCGAACCTTCTCAAGCTCCACGGGCCTTTGGTAATTATGGACGAAGCTCATAATGCCACCACGCCGCTCTCTTATACCGTATATGAGCGCCTTGGACCGAAAGCAGTGATTGAGCTTACCGCCACCCCTGATGTAGCGAGTTCTAACGTGCTTGCCAGCGTCTCAGCATTCGAATTGAAAGCAGAGAATATGATCAAATTCCCTGTGGTTCTGAAAGAACACGATGCCGAATGGCAGGTTGCAGTAAGTAGCGCGGTAGCTCGACGCAGATCCCTATCCAAGACCGCCATGAGCGAGCCGGAGTACATTCGGCCAATACTTCTAATTCAAGCTGAAAATGCAAAAAGGGAAGCCACAGTTGAAGAGGTAAAACGACATCTTATCGAAACCGATGGCGTTAATGAGTCCGCCATCGCTATCGCTACGGGCGCACAACGCGAGATTGACGGGGTAGACCTGTTCGCCAAGGATTGCCCCATAGAGGTGATCATAACGAAGCAGGCACTGAAGGAAGGCTGGGACTGCTCGTTCGCGTACGTGTTCTGTTCAGTAGCTCAGGTTAAGTCAGACAAGGACATTCAGCAGTTACTTGGCAGGGTTTTGCGGATGCCTTACGCCGTGCCGCGGCATCAGGAAGCAATGAGCAAAGCTTACGCTCACGTCGTAACAGATAGCTTTGGCCGAGCTGCCGGTGAACTGATCCAGTCACTCATCAATATCGGCTTCAACCCAATGGAAGCTGCGGCGGCTATCCGCAAGGAAAAAAACCGAGAGCTCGATCTGGAGGGCGGATCTACCAGCCCTTTGTCATTGCCTATCGCGAAACTAATCCTTCCCCAAGCCCCCGAGCTCTCAAACATCCCGGCCCGGGATCAGCAGCGTGTTCACTTCTCACCGGACATGACCGGGCCCGGTGGGATAGTGGAGGTCAATGACGAGATCGATCAGTCGACAATCGATGCGATTGTGTCTGCTGTGTCGGGTAAAAAAGCCAAGGATGCCGTCGTAGCTGAAATTGAAAGGCATCAGCAAGCCGTAATCGCTGCTAAAGCGCCGAGCGAAAGAAACATCACGTTTCAGGTCCCCCGCCTTTGCCTCATCGAGCAGGGAGAGCTGGAACTGGTGGATCGAGGGGCCGTTTCAGCAGCTTTCAGCTGGGATTTACTATCTACGCCGCCCGACCTGTCGACCTTCAAATTCGATGAAGCAAGCATGACGTTTGAGGTATTCCTGGATGACAAGACCGTCCAGTTTCAAAACATCAAAGATGATGTGAACACGTACCTTCCTGGCTTCGCACAGGACAGGAGCGCCGCGGACCTCATAGGCTGGCTAGATCAAGAGATTCGCGAACCTTCGATTAAGCAGCCAGTCTTGCGAGAGTGGCTGCGTCGTGCGGTCACTGGATTGCTTGAGGACCGGGGATTCTCGCTAGCGCAACTACTCAAAGGCCAATTCGTCCTGCGTCGCAAACTTGGAGAGCAGTTGCTTTTGCTCAAAAAGCAAGCGTATGACGCGGGCTTTCAGCAAACGCTTTTCAGTCAAGACGCTGAGCTGGTGACCTCTGCCGGCCCAGGCTACGCCTTCACATATCCCCAGGACATGGCACTTTATCCTGCGACCTCATACTACCGAGGACCTTACCGTTTTCAGAAGCATTACTACCCTTTCCCTGGCGGCTTGCCCTGGAAAACACCCAAAGGTGTAATCACCGAGGAATTCGATTGCGCGCAAGCCATTGATCTGCTCAATGAGGTAGATTTTTGGGTCCGCAATTTGGTGCACCCTTCTCAGTTCTGGATGCCTACGGCGACCCAGCGGACCTATCCTGATTTCGTCGTAAAGCTAAAGGATGGCAGGTTGCTGGTGGTGGAGTACAAAGGTGGAGATCGATTCAGCAACAATGACAGCAAGGAAAAGCGTCTCATTGGCGATCTGTGGGCCAAAAAGTCTGATGGGAAGGGCGTATATCTCATGGCCCAAAAGCACGACGAGCTCGGGCGGAACGTCCGTGAACAACTCCTTGCCGCCATCGGTTGA
- a CDS encoding sterol desaturase family protein gives MNILTNTLVFLATVAGMEVFAWFAHKHIMHGWGWGWHRSHHEPRTGWFEKNDLYAVVFAGVAIALIAAGTAGWHPLEWIGAGMTAYGFLYFVAHDGLVHRRWPFRYVPRSGYLKRLYQAHLMHHAVHGREHCVSYGFLYAPPVAELRRQLRELHDGPLSNASVNADASTGRADAAR, from the coding sequence ATGAACATTCTGACCAACACGCTGGTGTTTCTCGCGACAGTGGCGGGCATGGAAGTGTTCGCCTGGTTTGCCCACAAGCACATCATGCACGGCTGGGGCTGGGGTTGGCATCGCTCGCACCATGAACCCCGTACCGGCTGGTTCGAAAAAAACGATCTGTATGCGGTGGTCTTCGCAGGTGTTGCCATTGCGCTGATTGCCGCGGGTACGGCGGGCTGGCACCCTCTGGAATGGATTGGCGCCGGCATGACGGCCTACGGTTTCCTGTACTTCGTCGCACACGACGGACTCGTGCACCGTCGCTGGCCATTCCGCTACGTTCCGCGCAGCGGCTACCTCAAGCGTCTCTACCAGGCCCACCTGATGCACCACGCGGTCCATGGCCGGGAGCACTGCGTTTCGTACGGATTCCTCTACGCTCCGCCAGTGGCCGAGTTGCGTCGCCAGTTGCGCGAGTTGCATGACGGCCCGCTGAGCAACGCTTCGGTCAACGCGGACGCGTCCACAGGCCGGGCGGACGCGGCTCGCTAG
- the crtY gene encoding lycopene beta-cyclase CrtY, translating to MSHGWDLILAGGGLANGLIAWRIAQRRPDWKILVLEQGERLGGNHTWSFHQGDLSEAEHAWMAPLVEHRWAGYRVRFPALQRDLPGGYASIPSERFAERLHADLGERVRTGVGVTAVEAQRVRLNDGQWLEARAVIDGRGPRASAHLALGWQAFLGMEVQLTAPHGLTLPWLMDADVEQGAGYRFVYVLPLAADRLLIEDTHYVDQPLIDSAFLRRHVREYASRQGWTIERVIREEAGALPITLAGDFDAFWREMGDVPCSGLRAGLFHPTTGYSLPHAVRLADRIAALPALSSAVLLETVRDEARRQWRQQGYFRLLNRMLFLAGRPDQRWRVMQRFYRLPERLIERFYAGRLTALDKLRIVTGKPPVPMAEALRAARMSAPQHIRISE from the coding sequence ATGAGCCACGGCTGGGATCTGATTCTCGCCGGAGGCGGGCTGGCTAACGGATTGATCGCCTGGCGGATCGCGCAGCGACGTCCGGACTGGAAGATTCTCGTGCTGGAGCAGGGTGAGCGGCTCGGGGGCAATCACACTTGGTCTTTCCACCAGGGCGATCTCAGCGAGGCCGAGCATGCCTGGATGGCGCCGCTGGTCGAGCATCGCTGGGCCGGCTACCGCGTGCGTTTTCCGGCGTTGCAGCGGGATCTGCCAGGAGGGTATGCGAGCATTCCTTCAGAGCGCTTTGCCGAACGACTGCATGCCGATCTGGGCGAACGCGTTCGAACCGGAGTCGGCGTGACGGCGGTCGAAGCGCAGCGGGTGCGCCTGAATGATGGACAATGGCTCGAAGCGCGCGCGGTGATCGACGGACGCGGCCCTCGCGCGTCGGCACATCTGGCGCTCGGCTGGCAGGCCTTTCTGGGTATGGAAGTACAGCTTACGGCGCCGCATGGCCTGACGCTGCCCTGGCTGATGGATGCCGACGTCGAGCAGGGCGCAGGCTACCGCTTCGTTTACGTGCTGCCCCTCGCCGCGGACCGCCTGTTGATCGAGGATACCCATTACGTCGATCAACCGCTGATCGACAGTGCCTTTCTGCGGCGACACGTGCGCGAATATGCCTCCCGTCAGGGCTGGACCATCGAGCGTGTCATACGCGAAGAAGCCGGAGCATTGCCGATCACTCTGGCCGGCGATTTCGATGCGTTCTGGCGCGAGATGGGTGATGTCCCCTGCAGCGGCCTGCGCGCCGGTCTGTTTCATCCGACCACCGGCTATTCGCTGCCGCATGCCGTACGGCTCGCCGATCGCATCGCTGCCTTGCCTGCGCTCAGCTCTGCCGTACTGCTGGAGACCGTGCGGGATGAAGCGCGGCGGCAATGGCGGCAGCAGGGATATTTCCGCCTGCTCAACCGAATGCTGTTTCTGGCTGGTCGGCCGGACCAGCGCTGGCGGGTGATGCAGCGCTTCTACCGACTGCCCGAACGTCTGATCGAACGTTTTTATGCGGGCCGGCTGACGGCTCTGGACAAACTACGCATTGTTACCGGCAAACCGCCTGTCCCCATGGCTGAGGCGTTGCGTGCCGCACGCATGAGTGCTCCACAACACATAAGGATTTCCGAATGA
- a CDS encoding FAD/FMN-containing dehydrogenase — protein sequence MFKLKRTLLTACLAGATGVATAQAIEVGETLPPLQFRDQHDQAHKLGSDTRLVLLASSHDAARLVDAALKNAPADFLEERSALYVADISRVPGLVAKMVLVPSMRSASYRVLLDRKGEMAPARTGAEPVLWLTLEDNKVLSTKEFSDPQALRVALDQTTP from the coding sequence ATGTTCAAATTGAAACGCACTCTGTTGACTGCCTGCCTGGCCGGCGCGACTGGTGTCGCGACCGCGCAAGCCATCGAAGTAGGCGAAACGCTCCCGCCGCTGCAATTCAGGGATCAGCATGACCAGGCGCATAAACTAGGCAGCGATACGCGCCTGGTCCTGCTTGCCAGCAGCCATGATGCTGCTCGGCTGGTCGATGCGGCGCTCAAGAATGCCCCTGCCGACTTCCTCGAAGAGCGCTCCGCACTCTATGTGGCGGATATATCGCGCGTGCCAGGCCTGGTCGCGAAAATGGTGCTGGTGCCGTCAATGCGCTCAGCCAGTTACCGCGTGCTGCTCGACCGCAAGGGCGAGATGGCACCTGCACGCACCGGCGCCGAGCCGGTACTGTGGCTGACGCTGGAGGACAACAAGGTTCTGTCCACCAAAGAATTCAGCGACCCGCAAGCACTTCGCGTGGCGCTGGACCAGACAACGCCATGA
- a CDS encoding DUF885 domain-containing protein — protein sequence MNGGAQRLDVERFFEEAFNERIGFFPQKLTLFGRSERQDELNDCSESGEIGYANLARRHLQAVDAFDHARLTPAQRVNCELFRRECKEILGRFDLRFQRYALDQKFGLHAEFPAFMINMHRIADEADALNYIARLRAFATACEQLIGSIALRQDRGVVLPGFLIEQIIGDCDRMRTDLRKPSGGMLAADFLRKIEAASAVPTATRASLLEQCRNALRDQVEPAYRRLSAFMQTQLADAPAQGGLCALPDGEAYYRACLSWETSTDVDPQQIYELGLQEVARLHDEIRRLMPKVGFAGDLHAFFDFTRAHPGFYYPQTPDGRQRYLADLNEVIERARQRLPDLFHVLPNDPLQVRPVEPHREPTAGMAFYHGPAADGSRPGTFYINLYDLQQLPSFTMEALAFHEALPGHHMQFAVANDLEALPSFRRYAHCNAYVEGWALYAERLAHEAGLYADAYGEYGRLTMELKRACRLVVDPALHARGWTRDQAVEYLYENLPASRAQCVAEIDRYLVMPGQATTYTLGLLDILRLRDQSSEALGDRFDQRAFHDALLGFGPLPLDTLADQIADWTQARR from the coding sequence ATGAATGGCGGTGCACAGCGGCTTGATGTGGAGCGTTTTTTCGAAGAGGCCTTCAATGAGCGCATCGGCTTCTTTCCGCAGAAGCTCACCCTTTTCGGACGAAGCGAGCGGCAGGATGAGCTCAACGACTGCTCGGAGTCCGGCGAGATTGGCTACGCCAACCTGGCCCGGCGTCATCTGCAGGCGGTCGACGCCTTCGACCACGCCAGGCTGACGCCAGCGCAGCGCGTCAACTGTGAACTGTTCCGGCGGGAGTGCAAGGAGATACTCGGACGCTTCGACCTCCGCTTCCAGCGCTACGCACTGGATCAAAAGTTCGGGCTGCACGCCGAGTTCCCCGCATTCATGATCAACATGCACCGCATTGCCGATGAAGCCGATGCGCTGAACTATATCGCCAGGCTGCGAGCCTTTGCCACGGCATGCGAACAGCTGATCGGCAGCATCGCTCTGCGTCAGGACCGGGGCGTGGTACTGCCGGGCTTTCTGATCGAGCAGATCATCGGCGACTGCGACCGCATGAGGACAGACCTGCGCAAACCTTCAGGGGGCATGCTCGCCGCTGACTTCCTGCGCAAGATCGAGGCTGCTTCGGCGGTGCCCACCGCCACCAGGGCATCCCTGCTCGAACAGTGTCGTAACGCACTGAGGGACCAGGTCGAGCCGGCATATCGACGGCTGAGCGCATTCATGCAGACGCAGCTCGCTGATGCACCAGCACAGGGAGGTTTGTGCGCCCTGCCAGACGGCGAAGCCTATTACCGCGCCTGTCTAAGCTGGGAAACCAGCACAGATGTGGATCCTCAGCAGATATACGAGCTGGGCCTGCAGGAAGTGGCGCGTCTTCATGACGAAATTCGTCGTCTGATGCCGAAGGTGGGATTCGCTGGCGACCTGCATGCCTTCTTTGATTTCACCCGCGCCCACCCGGGCTTTTATTATCCACAGACGCCCGACGGCAGACAGCGGTATCTGGCAGACCTGAACGAGGTGATCGAGCGGGCCCGGCAGCGCCTGCCCGATCTGTTCCACGTGCTGCCGAACGATCCACTGCAGGTCAGGCCAGTCGAGCCACACCGCGAACCGACCGCCGGTATGGCTTTCTATCATGGCCCCGCTGCGGACGGCAGCCGCCCCGGCACCTTCTACATCAATCTCTACGATCTGCAGCAGCTGCCGAGCTTCACCATGGAAGCCCTGGCCTTTCACGAGGCATTGCCAGGCCATCATATGCAGTTTGCCGTCGCCAACGATCTCGAAGCATTGCCCTCGTTTCGTCGCTACGCCCATTGCAATGCCTACGTCGAGGGCTGGGCGTTGTATGCCGAACGCCTGGCCCATGAGGCCGGCCTGTACGCGGACGCCTACGGCGAATATGGACGACTGACCATGGAGCTCAAACGTGCCTGTCGTCTGGTCGTGGACCCGGCACTGCACGCCCGCGGCTGGACCCGTGATCAGGCGGTTGAATACCTGTACGAGAATCTGCCCGCCAGCCGGGCGCAGTGCGTCGCCGAGATCGACCGTTATCTGGTCATGCCCGGCCAGGCCACCACCTACACGCTCGGGTTGCTGGACATCCTGCGGCTACGGGACCAATCCAGCGAAGCATTGGGCGATCGCTTCGATCAACGCGCCTTTCATGACGCCCTGCTCGGCTTCGGCCCGTTGCCGCTTGACACCCTGGCTGACCAGATCGCCGACTGGACGCAGGCCCGGCGCTGA
- a CDS encoding phytoene desaturase, which translates to MSEPKRAVVIGAGFGGLALAIRLQSAGIQTTLLEKRDKPGGRAYVYEDAGFTFDAGPTVITDPSALEELFALSGRTIADYVELMPVAPFYRLCWEDAEPFDYANDQDELDRQIASRNLADVGGYRRFLAYSRAVFQEGYIKLGAVPFLSFRDMIRAGPQLARLEAWRSVYGMVSRFIKDEHLRQAFSFHSLLVGGSPFATSSIYALIHALERKWGVWFPRGGTGELVRGMVRLFEDLGGKLELNAEVARIETAGDRVEAVLLGDGRRFETDAVASNADVVHTYDRLLGHHPRGQHQGKALQRKRFSMSLFVIYFGLDQPPNDLPHHTVCFGPRYRELIDDIFNGDELPDDFSLYLHSPCVTDPSLAPPGCSAHYVLAPVPHLGNADIDWEVEGPRYRDRILDYLEQHYIKGLREHLVTCRHFTPFDFRDELNAHLGSAFSLEPVLTQSAWFRPHNRDEHVHNLYLVGAGTHPGAGVPGVVGSAKATAGLMIEDLRA; encoded by the coding sequence ATGAGTGAGCCGAAGCGCGCCGTGGTCATCGGCGCGGGTTTTGGTGGGCTGGCCCTGGCCATTCGTCTGCAGTCCGCCGGCATCCAGACCACCCTGTTGGAAAAGCGTGACAAGCCAGGCGGACGTGCCTATGTCTACGAGGACGCCGGGTTTACGTTCGATGCCGGCCCCACGGTGATCACCGATCCGTCCGCACTGGAAGAACTGTTCGCGCTGTCAGGCCGTACGATCGCCGATTATGTCGAGCTGATGCCCGTCGCGCCGTTCTATCGGCTGTGCTGGGAGGACGCAGAGCCCTTCGACTACGCCAACGATCAGGACGAACTTGACCGGCAGATCGCCTCGCGCAATCTCGCTGACGTGGGCGGTTACCGCCGTTTTCTCGCCTATTCACGGGCGGTATTTCAGGAAGGTTACATCAAGCTCGGAGCCGTGCCGTTCCTGTCGTTCCGCGACATGATCCGCGCCGGTCCGCAGCTGGCCCGTCTGGAAGCATGGCGCAGCGTGTACGGCATGGTGTCGCGCTTCATCAAGGACGAGCACCTGCGTCAGGCCTTCTCGTTTCATTCCCTGCTGGTCGGCGGCAGCCCCTTCGCTACGTCTTCCATTTATGCGTTGATTCACGCGCTGGAACGCAAGTGGGGGGTGTGGTTTCCGCGCGGAGGAACCGGTGAGCTGGTGCGCGGCATGGTGCGCCTGTTCGAAGACCTGGGCGGCAAGCTTGAGCTGAATGCCGAAGTGGCGAGGATCGAGACCGCAGGTGACCGCGTCGAAGCGGTGCTGCTGGGCGATGGCCGGCGGTTCGAAACCGATGCGGTGGCATCCAATGCCGATGTGGTGCATACCTACGACCGTCTGCTTGGTCACCATCCCCGCGGTCAGCATCAGGGCAAGGCATTGCAGCGCAAGCGTTTCAGCATGTCGCTGTTCGTCATCTACTTCGGTCTGGATCAGCCGCCGAACGATCTGCCGCATCACACCGTGTGTTTCGGGCCGCGCTATCGCGAGCTGATCGACGACATATTCAATGGCGACGAGTTGCCCGACGACTTCTCGCTGTACCTGCATTCCCCGTGTGTCACCGATCCCTCGCTGGCGCCGCCCGGTTGCAGCGCCCACTACGTGCTGGCGCCGGTGCCGCACCTGGGCAATGCCGACATCGACTGGGAGGTCGAGGGGCCGCGCTACCGTGATCGCATTCTGGACTATCTTGAACAGCACTACATAAAAGGCCTGCGGGAGCATCTGGTGACCTGCCGACACTTCACCCCGTTCGATTTCCGTGATGAGCTCAATGCGCATCTCGGGTCAGCGTTTTCGCTCGAACCGGTGCTGACGCAAAGCGCCTGGTTCCGGCCGCACAATCGCGACGAACACGTGCATAACCTCTACCTTGTCGGCGCCGGGACCCATCCAGGGGCCGGCGTGCCGGGCGTGGTAGGGTCGGCCAAGGCTACCGCGGGCCTGATGATCGAGGACCTGCGTGCATGA
- a CDS encoding DUF1028 domain-containing protein — MTFSVVAHCRRTGQIGVGASTGVQSVGKLACHGIPQVGVVASQALLNPYLAYDGLRLLQHGASASEALDAVIALDRQAQNRQVGVVDIQGRTAVWTGDETIPWAGHAQGDGFATQGNRLAGAHVLESVVATMNRTVHLDLAERLVLAIQAGEEQGGDKKEERSANIMVFSEEEYPLCDLRIDDHDDPMHELGRLYRLYVEEILPSMRTIPRRKDVPRPPGAEPGQQALVNGRLP; from the coding sequence GTGACGTTTTCCGTGGTCGCACATTGCAGACGCACAGGACAAATCGGCGTCGGCGCCAGCACCGGCGTGCAATCGGTGGGGAAGCTCGCGTGCCATGGCATACCCCAGGTGGGCGTGGTGGCGTCGCAGGCCCTGCTCAATCCCTACCTGGCTTACGACGGTTTGCGTCTGTTGCAACACGGCGCCAGCGCTAGCGAGGCGCTGGACGCGGTCATAGCGCTCGACCGGCAGGCACAGAACAGGCAGGTCGGGGTGGTCGACATTCAGGGCCGCACCGCAGTCTGGACCGGCGATGAGACCATTCCCTGGGCCGGCCACGCCCAGGGCGACGGCTTTGCGACACAGGGCAATCGTCTGGCAGGGGCGCATGTACTGGAGTCAGTCGTCGCAACGATGAACCGCACCGTGCATCTGGATCTGGCCGAACGGCTGGTACTGGCAATCCAGGCCGGGGAAGAGCAGGGCGGAGACAAGAAGGAGGAGCGCTCAGCGAACATCATGGTGTTCTCCGAGGAAGAGTACCCATTGTGTGACCTGCGGATCGACGACCATGACGATCCGATGCATGAACTGGGTCGGCTCTACCGCCTGTATGTCGAAGAAATCCTGCCGAGCATGCGCACTATACCTCGACGAAAAGACGTCCCTCGCCCCCCGGGCGCCGAGCCCGGACAGCAGGCTCTGGTCAATGGCCGACTGCCATGA
- a CDS encoding phytoene/squalene synthase family protein, which translates to MNAVLAEQARQTIEAGSKSFALASRLFDARTRASAVMLYAWCRHCDDVIDGQELGFGQVNSPQGGEAALEQLRVATGRACAGQPMSQPAFAALGEVVRTHDIPPRFPLQHLDGFAMDVHDRQYQTEADTLEYCYHVAGVVGVMMAMIMGARDEPTLDRACDLGVAFQLTNIARDIVEDAQIGRCYLPLDWLNEAGIPRERLAAPEYRPQLAELASRLVNMAEPYYRSARGGLTALPLRSAWAVATARSVYREIGVQVREQGAHAWDERISTSRLDKLRLLCQASGIALSSRAETSEPRPPGLWTRPR; encoded by the coding sequence ATGAACGCGGTACTGGCCGAACAGGCCCGTCAAACTATCGAAGCCGGCTCGAAGAGCTTCGCGCTGGCTTCCAGGCTGTTCGACGCCCGCACCCGAGCAAGCGCCGTGATGCTCTACGCCTGGTGCCGTCACTGCGATGACGTGATTGACGGGCAGGAGCTCGGCTTCGGTCAGGTGAACAGCCCGCAGGGCGGCGAGGCGGCCCTGGAACAGCTGCGTGTTGCGACCGGGCGGGCCTGCGCCGGCCAGCCCATGAGCCAGCCGGCCTTTGCTGCGCTGGGCGAGGTGGTGCGCACCCATGACATCCCTCCACGGTTTCCGCTGCAGCATCTGGACGGCTTCGCCATGGATGTACACGATCGCCAGTACCAGACCGAAGCCGACACCCTTGAATACTGTTATCACGTGGCCGGCGTGGTCGGTGTGATGATGGCGATGATCATGGGGGCGCGTGACGAACCTACTCTCGATCGCGCCTGTGATCTGGGTGTGGCGTTTCAGCTGACCAACATTGCTCGAGATATCGTCGAGGATGCGCAAATCGGTCGTTGCTACCTGCCGCTGGACTGGCTGAACGAAGCGGGAATCCCCCGCGAACGGTTGGCCGCGCCCGAGTACAGGCCGCAACTGGCCGAGTTGGCGTCGCGACTGGTGAACATGGCCGAGCCCTACTATCGCTCGGCCCGCGGTGGCCTGACGGCGTTGCCGCTGCGGTCGGCCTGGGCGGTCGCGACGGCGCGCAGCGTGTATCGGGAAATCGGCGTGCAGGTCCGAGAGCAGGGCGCCCATGCCTGGGACGAGCGCATCAGTACCAGCCGCCTGGACAAGCTTCGCCTGCTTTGCCAGGCCTCGGGCATTGCGCTGAGTTCGCGCGCGGAAACTAGCGAGCCGCGTCCGCCCGGCCTGTGGACGCGTCCGCGTTGA